The Streptomyces sp. NBC_00162 genome window below encodes:
- a CDS encoding acyl-CoA dehydrogenase family protein, translating to MTDRAPQPVDRQLPTEESRDLLALVREIAQREIRPKAAEEEDSGRFPREVFTLLSEAGLLGLPYAGEFGGGEQPYEVYLQALEELAAARLTVGLGVSVHSLACHGLAGYGTKEQQAAHLPDMLGGGLLGAYCLSEPAAGSDAASLTTKAVRDGDDWIITGTKAWITHGGVADFYTVLARTGVEGPKGITAFLVPGDAAGLTAAVPEKKMGMKGSPTAQLHFDGVRVPDSRRIGEEGQGFTIALAALDAGRLGIAACAIGVAQAALDEALAYALGRKQFGHPIADFQGLRFMLADMATKIEAGRALYLAAARLRDAGKPFSRQAAMAKLFCTDAAMAVTTDAVQVLGGYGYTADFPVERLMREAKVLQIVEGTNQIQRMVIARHLAGPETR from the coding sequence ATGACTGACCGCGCCCCGCAGCCGGTGGACCGACAGCTGCCCACCGAGGAGTCCCGGGACCTCCTCGCCCTCGTACGCGAGATCGCGCAGCGCGAGATCCGCCCCAAGGCCGCCGAGGAGGAGGACTCCGGGCGGTTCCCGCGCGAGGTCTTCACCCTGCTCTCCGAGGCGGGCCTGCTGGGCCTCCCCTACGCCGGAGAGTTCGGCGGCGGCGAGCAGCCGTACGAGGTCTACCTCCAGGCCCTGGAGGAGCTGGCCGCGGCCCGCCTGACCGTCGGCCTCGGCGTCAGCGTGCACTCCCTGGCCTGCCACGGACTGGCCGGCTACGGCACCAAGGAGCAGCAGGCCGCCCACCTGCCCGACATGCTCGGCGGCGGCCTGCTGGGCGCGTACTGCCTCTCCGAGCCGGCCGCGGGCTCCGACGCCGCCTCGCTGACCACCAAGGCGGTGCGTGACGGCGACGACTGGATCATCACCGGCACCAAGGCGTGGATCACCCACGGCGGAGTCGCCGACTTCTACACCGTCCTGGCCCGCACCGGCGTCGAGGGGCCCAAGGGCATCACGGCCTTCCTGGTCCCCGGGGACGCGGCGGGCCTGACCGCGGCCGTGCCCGAGAAGAAGATGGGCATGAAGGGCTCGCCCACCGCCCAGCTGCACTTCGACGGCGTACGGGTGCCCGACTCGCGCCGCATCGGCGAGGAGGGCCAGGGCTTCACCATCGCCCTGGCGGCACTGGACGCCGGGCGCCTGGGCATCGCCGCGTGCGCCATCGGCGTCGCCCAGGCGGCGCTGGACGAGGCCCTGGCGTACGCGCTGGGCCGCAAGCAGTTCGGGCACCCGATCGCGGACTTCCAGGGGCTGCGCTTCATGCTGGCCGACATGGCCACCAAGATCGAGGCGGGCCGCGCGCTCTACCTCGCGGCGGCCCGGCTGCGGGACGCCGGCAAGCCGTTCTCCCGGCAGGCGGCGATGGCCAAGCTGTTCTGCACGGACGCGGCGATGGCGGTCACCACGGACGCGGTCCAGGTCCTCGGCGGGTACGGCTACACCGCGGACTTCCCGGTCGAGCGGCTGATGCGGGAGGCGAAGGTGCTCCAGATCGTCGAGGGCACCAACCAGATCCAGCGCATGGTCATCGCCCGCCACCTCGCGGGCCCGGAGACGCGCTAG
- a CDS encoding Lrp/AsnC family transcriptional regulator: MEELDRQIVDLLVRDGRMSYTDLGKATGLSTSAVHQRVRRLEQRGVIRGYAAVVDPEAVGLPLTAFISVKPFDPSAPDDIADRLAGVPEIEACHSVAGDENYILKVRVATPLELEDLLGRLRALAHVSTRTTVVLSTPYEARPPRV; this comes from the coding sequence ATGGAGGAGCTGGACCGCCAGATCGTGGATCTGCTCGTGCGGGACGGGCGGATGAGTTACACGGATCTGGGCAAGGCCACCGGACTGTCCACGTCGGCGGTCCATCAGCGAGTACGCCGGCTGGAACAGCGCGGTGTGATCCGCGGCTACGCGGCCGTGGTCGACCCCGAGGCCGTCGGCCTGCCGCTGACCGCCTTCATCTCGGTCAAGCCGTTCGACCCGAGCGCCCCGGACGACATCGCCGACCGGCTCGCCGGCGTGCCCGAGATCGAGGCATGCCACAGCGTCGCGGGCGACGAGAACTACATCCTCAAGGTCCGCGTCGCGACCCCCCTGGAGCTCGAAGACCTCCTGGGCCGCCTGCGCGCCCTCGCGCACGTCTCGACGCGCACGACGGTGGTCCTGTCCACCCCGTACGAGGCACGCCCGCCCCGCGTCTAG
- a CDS encoding phosphotransferase family protein → MATAPRPRTSTREPEELGRRLAAWLDTKLPGAKVTNVSVPGSNGMSSETLLFDIDHPDTPLRACALRLAADPAAYTVFPTYDMPRQHRVMSLVAEHTDLPVPRVQWLEEDPGPLGAPFFVMARAEGRVPPDVMPYTYEGNWLHAATDAERAALQEASISLLARLHDQFPGKEAEFLLPEGTGSPLRRHVDAQRAYYSWVVGGLAPSPLIERAFARLEELWPRDEGPAVLNWGDARIGNVIYDGFTPAAVLDWEMAAYAPREVDLGWTVYLHRFFQDLTVGFGQPGLPDFLRREDLERRYAELTGHTPRDMEFHTLYAALRHGIVMLRIAYRQAHFGEVEIPADPDSLILHHASLAAMVQGTYW, encoded by the coding sequence ATGGCCACCGCACCACGTCCGCGCACCTCCACCCGGGAACCCGAGGAGCTCGGCCGGCGCCTCGCCGCCTGGCTGGACACCAAACTTCCCGGCGCGAAGGTCACCAACGTCTCCGTCCCCGGGTCCAACGGCATGTCCAGCGAGACCCTGCTCTTCGACATAGACCACCCCGACACCCCGCTCCGCGCCTGTGCGTTGAGGCTTGCCGCCGACCCGGCCGCCTACACCGTCTTCCCGACGTACGACATGCCGCGCCAGCACCGAGTGATGAGCCTGGTCGCCGAGCACACGGACCTGCCCGTCCCGCGCGTGCAGTGGCTGGAGGAGGACCCGGGGCCGCTCGGGGCGCCGTTCTTCGTGATGGCCCGCGCCGAGGGGCGGGTGCCGCCCGACGTCATGCCGTACACCTACGAGGGCAACTGGCTGCACGCCGCCACCGACGCCGAGCGCGCCGCGCTCCAGGAGGCGAGCATTTCCCTGCTGGCCCGCCTGCACGACCAGTTCCCGGGCAAGGAGGCCGAGTTCCTGCTCCCCGAAGGCACGGGCAGCCCGCTGCGCCGGCACGTGGACGCCCAACGCGCCTACTACTCCTGGGTGGTGGGCGGACTCGCCCCGTCCCCGCTCATCGAGCGGGCGTTCGCGCGCCTGGAGGAGCTGTGGCCGCGGGACGAGGGCCCGGCGGTTCTCAACTGGGGGGACGCCCGCATCGGCAACGTCATCTACGACGGCTTCACGCCGGCGGCCGTCCTGGACTGGGAGATGGCGGCGTACGCCCCGCGCGAGGTGGACCTCGGCTGGACCGTCTACCTCCACCGGTTCTTCCAGGACCTCACCGTCGGCTTCGGCCAGCCCGGACTGCCGGACTTCCTGCGCCGCGAGGACCTGGAGCGCCGCTACGCGGAACTCACCGGGCACACCCCGCGCGACATGGAGTTCCACACGCTCTACGCGGCGCTGCGGCACGGGATCGTGATGCTGCGCATCGCCTACCGGCAGGCGCACTTCGGTGAGGTCGAGATCCCGGCGGATCCGGACAGCCTGATCCTGCACCACGCCAGTCTGGCCGCCATGGTGCAGGGAACGTACTGGTAA
- a CDS encoding transporter gives MRGVLWLAWRQQRLMITTGIVLLAATAAWAAYRRSELMTLIDDYGFVPCKGWNGGCESLGSLLVLDASTGSIRALGTLGLALPALIGVFWGAPLLGREMETGTFKLALTQGVSGRRWFAARFGLAALFTVLAAGVVAALVAWWWAPVSNTLDGLYWYDAYIYNATGPASVACALFGLATGTAVGLLVRRTLPAMAVTFAAIGTATLLTRMLRSSWIAPEMRVTPGMTPKTMVGSAWSTGEFGYLTPDGRQHDINTPVCQTSGEELRQCMAEHGFVARYHKVYPSSDFWTFQWIETAIYLGVAAVLVALVLFVLRRPAATVRAATARAATERAARAATTAGV, from the coding sequence GTGAGGGGCGTCCTGTGGCTGGCCTGGCGCCAGCAGCGACTGATGATCACCACCGGCATCGTGCTGCTCGCGGCCACCGCGGCCTGGGCCGCCTACCGGCGCTCCGAGCTGATGACGCTGATCGACGACTACGGCTTCGTCCCCTGCAAGGGCTGGAACGGCGGCTGCGAGAGCCTGGGCTCCCTCCTCGTCCTGGACGCCAGCACCGGCTCGATCCGAGCCCTCGGCACCCTCGGACTCGCCCTCCCCGCCCTCATCGGCGTCTTCTGGGGCGCCCCGCTGCTGGGCCGCGAAATGGAGACCGGAACCTTCAAACTGGCGCTCACCCAGGGCGTCAGCGGCCGCCGCTGGTTCGCCGCCCGCTTCGGCCTCGCCGCGCTGTTCACCGTGCTCGCCGCCGGCGTCGTCGCCGCCCTCGTCGCCTGGTGGTGGGCGCCCGTGTCCAACACCCTGGACGGCCTCTACTGGTACGACGCGTACATATACAACGCCACCGGACCCGCCTCCGTGGCCTGCGCCCTGTTCGGCCTCGCCACCGGTACGGCCGTCGGCCTGCTGGTCCGCCGCACCCTGCCCGCCATGGCCGTGACCTTCGCCGCGATCGGCACCGCGACCCTGCTGACCAGGATGCTGCGGAGCAGCTGGATCGCCCCGGAAATGCGCGTCACCCCGGGCATGACCCCCAAGACGATGGTCGGCAGCGCCTGGTCCACCGGCGAGTTCGGCTACCTCACGCCCGACGGGCGGCAGCACGACATCAACACCCCCGTCTGCCAGACCTCCGGCGAGGAGCTCAGGCAGTGCATGGCGGAGCACGGCTTCGTCGCCCGCTACCACAAGGTCTATCCCAGCAGCGACTTCTGGACCTTCCAGTGGATCGAGACCGCGATCTACCTGGGCGTCGCCGCCGTACTGGTGGCCCTGGTCCTGTTCGTCCTGCGCCGCCCCGCCGCGACGGTCCGGGCTGCGACGGCACGCGCCGCGACGGAACGCGCCGCGCGCGCCGCCACGACCGCCGGAGTCTGA
- a CDS encoding TetR/AcrR family transcriptional regulator — protein MNNSQQRGTTGRSQVRRAELIATGRKLFADTSYDALSMDDIAKQAGVAKGLIYYYFKSKRGYYLAIVEDSVAELVARAGGETDLPAAERVRRTVDGYLHYAEHHQAAYRTIVTGGVGSDAEVLAIRDAVREELVATIAEGAYGHRTLPPIARLALVGWLSSVEGITLEWTGALGAGAADQPDRDRLGALLVRQLRTTLNVIEEFVPECPAPPTLDEADEQRHDLAPVTGGP, from the coding sequence TTGAATAATAGTCAACAGCGCGGCACGACCGGGCGTTCGCAGGTCCGCAGGGCCGAACTCATAGCGACCGGACGCAAGTTGTTCGCCGACACCTCGTACGACGCACTGTCCATGGACGACATCGCCAAGCAGGCCGGCGTCGCCAAGGGGCTGATCTACTACTACTTCAAGAGCAAGCGCGGCTACTACCTCGCCATCGTCGAGGACTCCGTCGCCGAGCTCGTCGCCCGCGCCGGCGGAGAGACCGACCTCCCGGCCGCCGAGCGGGTCCGGCGCACCGTCGACGGCTACCTCCACTACGCCGAGCACCACCAGGCCGCCTACCGCACCATCGTCACCGGCGGCGTCGGCTCCGACGCCGAGGTGCTGGCCATCCGCGACGCCGTCCGCGAGGAACTGGTCGCCACCATCGCCGAAGGCGCGTACGGACACCGCACGCTCCCGCCGATCGCCCGGCTCGCGCTCGTCGGCTGGCTCTCCTCGGTCGAGGGGATCACCCTGGAGTGGACCGGCGCCCTCGGTGCGGGCGCGGCCGACCAGCCCGACCGGGACCGGCTCGGGGCCCTCCTGGTGCGCCAGCTGCGCACGACACTGAACGTCATCGAGGAGTTCGTCCCGGAGTGCCCCGCTCCGCCCACCCTCGATGAAGCGGACGAACAGCGACATGATCTTGCGCCGGTGACGGGAGGCCCCTGA
- a CDS encoding GntR family transcriptional regulator: MEFRVDRRSGVATYLQLVTQVKQALRLGVLEPGDRLPTAREVVEATAINPNTVLKAYRELEREGLVEPRPGAGTFVRRSLSRPEAAADSPLRLELSAWMARAREAGLDREDITALITAAVDANFREDTT; encoded by the coding sequence ATGGAATTCCGGGTCGACCGGCGCAGCGGCGTCGCCACCTACCTACAGCTCGTCACCCAGGTCAAACAGGCGCTGCGACTCGGCGTACTGGAGCCCGGCGACAGGCTGCCCACGGCCCGGGAGGTGGTGGAGGCCACCGCGATCAACCCGAACACCGTGCTCAAGGCGTACCGGGAGCTGGAGCGCGAAGGACTCGTCGAACCACGCCCCGGCGCGGGCACCTTCGTACGGCGCTCCCTCTCCCGCCCCGAGGCCGCCGCGGACTCACCGCTGCGCCTCGAACTGTCGGCCTGGATGGCCCGGGCGCGCGAGGCGGGCCTGGACCGCGAGGACATCACGGCGCTGATCACGGCCGCCGTGGACGCAAACTTCAGAGAGGACACCACGTGA
- a CDS encoding peptidase C39 family protein, whose amino-acid sequence MTAPTPRRAVLVAALVVATAATAATVSGGGASAAAASAPRGPGRNVDNRFWFSYEHWLAGAHEGTAAAGGARPGLEIRTAAGRTEYADPHTGKKSVWEYATWTSPVHRSAVPATEAIASWNARTPAGTWIQIELRGTYDDGTATPWYVMGRWASGDGDIRRTSLDGQTDGLSTVWTDTLAVDAPAGGLRLTDWQLRLTLYRRPGADRGPTVWLAGAMVSDVPDRFTVPASTPSGQAHELKVPRYSQEVHTGRYPEYDNGGEAWCSPTSSQMVIEFWGRRADAGSTAWVNPRYSDPQVCHAARSTYDAAYKGCGNWPFNAAYAATYRTLAGVVTRLASLADLETLVRVGIPVITSQSFRAEELTGAGYGTAGHLMTVIGFTSAGDVVVNDPHSPDNPSVRRVYKRREFENVWLRTKRHNAAGKVVSGAGGVCYLYAPAVPGPAQIVALRAVGVL is encoded by the coding sequence ATGACCGCACCCACGCCGCGCAGGGCCGTACTCGTCGCCGCACTCGTCGTCGCCACTGCGGCCACCGCCGCCACCGTCTCCGGCGGCGGTGCCTCCGCTGCCGCGGCGTCCGCCCCCCGGGGCCCGGGCCGGAATGTCGACAACCGGTTCTGGTTCTCGTACGAGCACTGGCTGGCCGGCGCCCACGAGGGCACCGCCGCCGCGGGAGGCGCCCGCCCCGGCCTGGAGATCAGGACCGCGGCGGGCCGTACCGAGTACGCCGACCCGCACACCGGGAAGAAGAGCGTCTGGGAGTACGCCACCTGGACCTCCCCCGTGCACCGCTCGGCCGTCCCCGCCACGGAGGCCATCGCCTCCTGGAACGCCCGTACCCCCGCCGGGACCTGGATCCAGATCGAACTGCGGGGCACCTACGACGACGGCACCGCCACCCCCTGGTACGTCATGGGCCGCTGGGCCTCCGGGGACGGCGACATCCGCCGCACCTCCCTGGACGGCCAGACCGACGGCCTGTCCACCGTCTGGACCGACACCCTGGCCGTCGACGCCCCGGCGGGCGGCCTGCGCCTCACCGACTGGCAGCTGCGCCTGACCCTGTACCGCAGGCCGGGCGCCGACCGCGGGCCCACCGTGTGGCTGGCCGGGGCCATGGTCTCCGACGTTCCGGACCGGTTCACCGTCCCCGCCTCCACCCCCTCCGGCCAGGCCCACGAGCTGAAGGTCCCGCGCTACTCGCAGGAGGTCCACACCGGGCGGTACCCCGAGTACGACAACGGGGGAGAGGCCTGGTGCAGCCCCACCTCCTCCCAGATGGTCATCGAGTTCTGGGGCCGCAGGGCCGACGCCGGCTCCACGGCGTGGGTCAATCCGCGGTACTCCGACCCCCAGGTGTGCCACGCGGCCCGCTCCACCTACGACGCCGCCTACAAGGGCTGCGGCAACTGGCCCTTCAACGCCGCCTACGCCGCCACCTACCGCACGCTCGCCGGCGTCGTCACCCGCCTCGCCTCCCTCGCCGACCTGGAGACCCTGGTCCGGGTCGGGATCCCGGTCATCACCTCGCAGTCGTTCCGCGCCGAGGAACTCACCGGCGCCGGCTACGGCACCGCCGGCCACCTGATGACCGTCATCGGGTTCACGTCCGCCGGGGACGTCGTCGTCAACGACCCCCACTCGCCCGACAACCCGTCCGTACGCCGTGTCTACAAGCGCCGCGAGTTCGAGAACGTCTGGCTGCGCACCAAGCGCCACAACGCGGCCGGGAAGGTCGTCTCGGGCGCCGGAGGGGTCTGCTACCTCTACGCTCCGGCCGTGCCGGGCCCGGCGCAGATCGTGGCGCTACGGGCGGTCGGGGTGCTCTGA
- a CDS encoding DUF6230 family protein has translation MGKGTGRPREGRVHWKKTAVVAMPAVVAVGAMAMIMAQGALAASFAVSGTSFQVSSSKLSSKGLASYVQTDRSVDGKGHPVALLGIGEATLTDICQAAEVGTPLGTVVFKLTAGGPAGEVTATSLVIDGEDLNGDATFGTAQIGRDASTLDQVDGVKGEPGKFGLQAGDIEVVGVKSHAWSATGGNFRLKGLKLSVSLDGTKCF, from the coding sequence ATGGGCAAGGGCACGGGACGGCCCCGCGAGGGCCGGGTCCACTGGAAGAAGACGGCCGTCGTCGCGATGCCCGCGGTCGTCGCGGTCGGCGCCATGGCCATGATCATGGCGCAGGGCGCGCTCGCCGCCTCCTTCGCCGTCTCGGGGACCAGTTTCCAGGTCTCCTCCTCCAAGCTGAGCAGCAAGGGCCTGGCCTCCTACGTGCAGACGGACCGCTCCGTCGACGGCAAGGGGCATCCCGTCGCGCTCCTCGGCATCGGCGAGGCCACCCTCACCGACATCTGCCAGGCCGCCGAGGTGGGGACCCCGCTCGGCACGGTGGTCTTCAAACTGACCGCCGGGGGCCCTGCCGGGGAGGTCACGGCCACCAGCCTGGTGATCGACGGCGAGGACCTCAACGGCGACGCCACCTTCGGCACGGCGCAGATCGGCCGGGACGCCTCGACCCTGGACCAGGTGGACGGGGTCAAGGGCGAACCGGGCAAGTTCGGCCTGCAGGCCGGGGACATCGAGGTGGTGGGCGTGAAGTCCCACGCCTGGTCCGCGACCGGCGGCAACTTCCGGCTCAAGGGCCTGAAGCTGAGCGTCAGCCTGGACGGCACGAAGTGCTTCTAG
- a CDS encoding DUF6114 domain-containing protein, whose product MLLGIRKPRLPLPEHRSRLRAWRRTRPFWGGLLLVLGGTELLLVPLSPLTVLVSLGLGGIAAIGIGLALILAGLFLWFLPQARVYVSLHALLLSVLSFVATNLGGFVVGMALGIAGSALAFGWTPLPDEEAGEEAPRGVPSLDGAGPRTLAVVLPVVLLAALATGAPRAQAAPAAGPPSAARTPPTVTTSLFAPQGFAFAGVTHVPTVDGPLKVLVLKMRAASLRDYRLRTRDGRDEYGLAATSLDLRGDVTLYLTRFSGCIEGLLCVTFRPDGLPAPPVIPPFVFMTRVTAEQALVTSDVIVTNGLRLEAS is encoded by the coding sequence GTGCTTCTAGGCATCCGGAAGCCGCGGCTCCCGCTGCCGGAGCACCGGAGCCGGCTGCGTGCCTGGCGCCGGACCCGGCCGTTCTGGGGCGGGCTGCTGCTGGTGCTGGGCGGGACCGAGCTGCTGCTGGTCCCGCTCTCCCCGCTGACCGTGCTGGTGAGCCTGGGACTCGGCGGGATCGCCGCCATCGGGATCGGCCTCGCGCTGATCCTGGCGGGGCTGTTCCTGTGGTTCCTGCCGCAGGCCCGGGTGTACGTGTCGCTGCACGCCCTGCTGCTGTCGGTGCTCTCCTTCGTGGCGACCAACCTCGGCGGGTTCGTGGTCGGGATGGCGCTCGGCATCGCCGGGAGCGCGCTGGCCTTCGGCTGGACCCCGCTGCCCGACGAGGAGGCGGGCGAGGAGGCTCCCAGGGGAGTGCCCAGCCTGGACGGCGCCGGTCCGCGGACGCTGGCCGTCGTACTGCCCGTGGTGCTGCTGGCGGCGCTGGCGACGGGAGCCCCGCGGGCTCAGGCCGCCCCCGCCGCGGGGCCGCCGTCGGCGGCGCGGACTCCCCCGACCGTCACCACCTCGCTGTTCGCACCCCAGGGCTTCGCGTTCGCGGGGGTCACGCACGTGCCTACCGTGGACGGCCCGCTCAAGGTGCTCGTGCTGAAGATGCGCGCTGCCTCGCTCCGCGACTACCGGCTGCGCACGCGCGACGGGCGGGACGAGTACGGGCTCGCCGCCACGTCCCTCGATCTGCGCGGCGACGTGACCCTCTACCTGACGAGGTTCAGCGGGTGCATCGAGGGACTGCTGTGCGTGACCTTCAGGCCCGACGGGCTGCCGGCTCCCCCGGTGATCCCGCCGTTCGTCTTCATGACCCGGGTCACGGCCGAGCAGGCGCTCGTCACCTCCGATGTGATCGTCACCAACGGACTGCGGCTGGAAGCCTCGTGA
- a CDS encoding class I SAM-dependent DNA methyltransferase translates to MATKKNLQADRTSVTHKVRYALSNPTRIAPYVRRAARDAWLRHKHPDHVSYYRAVMASDTGRNPEAAVGSQTHDRWLALGKMQFDYLLEHGLTPAHRMLDIGCGNLRAGWRFIEHLDAGHYYGIDISPDILISAKETLTGQRLQHKLPHLTITRDLTLDFLPDRHFDVVHAHSVFSHSPIGVIDECLAHVERVLAPGGWFDFTFDRTEGTEHQVLREDFYYRTETLVDLAARHGLTARFMDDWERLGHGQSKIRVTAG, encoded by the coding sequence ATGGCCACGAAGAAGAACCTTCAAGCCGACCGCACCAGCGTCACCCACAAGGTCCGCTACGCGCTGAGCAACCCGACCCGCATCGCCCCGTACGTCCGCCGCGCCGCGCGGGACGCCTGGCTGCGCCACAAGCACCCCGACCACGTGTCCTACTACCGGGCCGTCATGGCCTCCGACACCGGCCGCAACCCCGAGGCCGCCGTCGGCAGCCAGACCCACGACCGCTGGCTTGCCCTGGGCAAGATGCAGTTCGACTACCTGCTGGAACACGGCCTCACACCCGCCCACCGCATGCTCGACATCGGCTGCGGCAACCTGCGGGCGGGCTGGCGCTTCATCGAGCACCTCGACGCCGGCCACTACTACGGCATCGACATCTCGCCCGACATCCTCATCTCCGCCAAGGAGACCCTGACCGGACAGCGGCTGCAGCACAAGCTGCCGCACCTGACCATCACCCGGGACCTCACCCTGGACTTCCTCCCCGACCGCCACTTCGACGTCGTGCACGCCCACAGCGTCTTCTCCCACTCCCCGATCGGGGTCATCGACGAGTGCCTGGCGCACGTGGAGCGCGTACTGGCCCCGGGCGGCTGGTTCGACTTCACCTTCGACCGCACCGAGGGCACCGAACACCAGGTCCTGCGGGAGGACTTCTACTACCGCACCGAGACCCTGGTGGACCTCGCCGCCCGGCACGGCCTCACCGCCCGCTTCATGGACGACTGGGAGCGGCTCGGGCACGGCCAGTCCAAGATCCGCGTCACCGCCGGCTGA
- a CDS encoding ABC transporter ATP-binding protein, with protein MSDPTVATALRATRLGRAFRGRSALSDCDLALPAGRVTALVGPNGAGKSTLLQLAAGLLRPTSGEIRVLGHVPGSREARERTAFLAQEKPLHPRFTVADTLRLGRELNRGWDQAVAERLVRAGGIPLTARVGSLSGGNRTRVALALAVGKRARLLLLDEPLADLDPVARHDVTALLMAEAAERGVTIVMSSHVLSELEDVCDHVLLLKDGAVRLAGDAQELCAAHTRLTGRSDPMETDGLPRAFDRSAVVHAVTAGRQVTALVRGPAGAALGDEDRWISETPSLEDLLLAHLRAPRTDRTEAAA; from the coding sequence GTGAGCGACCCGACCGTCGCTACGGCACTGCGGGCGACACGGCTCGGAAGGGCGTTCCGGGGCCGCAGCGCCCTGAGCGACTGCGATCTCGCCCTGCCCGCCGGACGCGTCACCGCACTCGTCGGCCCCAACGGCGCCGGCAAGAGCACCCTGCTCCAGCTCGCGGCCGGCCTGCTGCGCCCCACCAGCGGGGAGATACGGGTCCTCGGCCACGTCCCCGGCTCCCGCGAGGCCCGCGAGCGCACGGCCTTCCTGGCCCAGGAGAAGCCGCTCCACCCGCGGTTCACCGTCGCGGACACCCTGCGCCTGGGCCGCGAGCTCAACCGCGGCTGGGACCAGGCCGTCGCCGAACGCCTCGTACGGGCCGGAGGCATCCCCCTCACCGCGCGCGTCGGCTCCCTCTCCGGCGGAAACCGCACCCGCGTGGCCCTGGCGCTCGCCGTGGGCAAACGAGCCCGACTCCTCCTCCTGGACGAGCCGCTCGCCGACCTCGACCCGGTGGCCCGGCACGACGTCACGGCCCTGCTCATGGCCGAGGCCGCCGAGCGCGGCGTCACCATCGTCATGTCCTCGCACGTCCTGTCCGAGCTGGAGGACGTCTGCGACCACGTCCTGCTCCTCAAGGACGGCGCCGTACGCCTGGCCGGCGACGCCCAGGAACTCTGCGCGGCGCACACCCGCCTCACCGGCCGCTCCGACCCGATGGAAACGGACGGTCTGCCCCGCGCATTCGACCGGAGCGCCGTCGTCCACGCCGTCACCGCCGGACGTCAGGTCACCGCCCTCGTACGCGGCCCCGCCGGAGCGGCCCTCGGGGACGAGGACCGCTGGATCAGCGAAACCCCCTCCCTGGAGGACCTGTTGCTCGCCCACCTGCGCGCTCCGCGCACCGACCGTACGGAGGCAGCCGCGTGA
- a CDS encoding SCO1431 family membrane protein, with protein sequence MTANSAAPDAPARSLIRTGGPKDDSSWLEHVLGWTLVVVVAMFVTQVGWL encoded by the coding sequence ATGACCGCCAACAGCGCCGCACCCGACGCCCCCGCCCGAAGCCTCATCCGCACCGGGGGCCCCAAGGACGATTCCTCCTGGCTGGAGCACGTGCTCGGCTGGACGCTCGTCGTGGTGGTGGCCATGTTCGTCACCCAGGTCGGCTGGCTGTAA
- a CDS encoding SPW repeat protein, translating into MTTHSSIEHHPDLAEMRTRFERVTSTPAAQAVEALSLVTGLYLAASPWIAGFSTLTPLAVNNLIAGLAFCLCMGGLGSAYERTHAMAWTAVALGAWTIIAPWAIAGEMDTTRTVVSNVITGAVALCLGLAMAGMAGRNREARL; encoded by the coding sequence ATGACCACCCATTCGAGCATCGAGCACCACCCTGATCTCGCCGAGATGCGCACGCGCTTCGAGCGGGTGACCAGCACTCCCGCTGCGCAAGCTGTGGAGGCGTTGTCACTGGTCACCGGCCTGTACCTGGCGGCCTCGCCGTGGATCGCCGGGTTCAGCACCCTCACCCCGCTGGCTGTCAACAACCTGATCGCCGGCCTGGCGTTCTGCCTGTGCATGGGCGGTCTGGGTTCTGCCTACGAACGCACCCACGCCATGGCGTGGACCGCGGTCGCCCTCGGTGCGTGGACGATCATCGCCCCGTGGGCCATCGCAGGCGAGATGGACACCACCCGCACGGTGGTCAGCAACGTCATCACCGGAGCCGTCGCCCTGTGCCTCGGCCTCGCGATGGCGGGCATGGCCGGCCGCAACCGGGAGGCCCGCCTCTGA